GAATTTCGGCCCGATGCTGGGCAAGACCGTCGCCTTCCTGCCGGTGGGTTACATCAATGCCGGGGCGTTTCTCATCTTGTTGCTGGCATTGCTCTTCAAGCCCTACGGGCTGTTCGATCGCGAGGTGCGCCGTGTTTGAGTTCATTGTTGCCACACTCACAGTGGCCGGTATTTACGGGATCATGGCGCTCGGCCTGAACCTTCAGGCAGGCTACGCCGGGCTGCTCAACTTCGGTCACATTGCGTTCGCCGGTCTCGGGGCCTACGCCACCGCCATCACGATGCAAGCAGGCGGATCGCCGCTCCTCGGCATGGCAATCGGCGTCGTTGCTGCTGTCGCGCTCGGCGCGGGCATCGCACGTCTTGGACGTCAGCTCGGTGCCGACTATTGGGGCATCGCAACTCTCGCGATTGCGGAAATCCTGCGCACCATTGCCACCAACGAAGGTTGGCTCACGGGGGGCGCGAATGGCATCAGCCCGATTCCGATGCTCTTCGATTCGCTGCCGCGCCCCTACGACACGCTGGCGTTTCTGGCCCTTGTGCTCGCCGTGCTAGCGGCCTTCACATGGCTCACCAAGCGCCTCGCTGACGGTCGTTTCGGTCGCGCCCTGCGCGTGATGCGCGAAGAGCCGAAGCTCGCCGCATGCTTTGGCTACAACCTGCGCTCGCTCAAATCGCGCGCCGTCATGACCAGCGCCGCCGTCACCGCAGTCGCCGGTTCGCTGTACGCGCACTTCATGAGCTTCACCGGCCCCGACTACCTCCTCTCGTCGGAGACGTTCGCGTTGTGGACGATCCTGATGATCGGTGGCATCGGCAACGTCTGGGGCGTACTCGCAGGCACGGCAATCGTACAAGGGGCGTACACGCTGGTCCCGTTTGCCAAGGACTACCTGCATTTCAGCTCAGACAGCGCCGGTGCGCTTCGACTGGGCGTCATCGGTCTGATCCTGCTGGCCTGCCTGATGTGGCGCAGCGAAGGCCTCGTACCGGAAAAACTGAGGAAAATGGCATGACGCATCCCGTGAAACCTCTACTGGAAGTGCAAGCCGTCGCCAAAGCATTCGGCGGCAACAAGGTCCTTCAGGATGTGACGTTCGACGTCATGCCCGGCGAAATCGTTGGACTGCTGGGCCCGAACGGCTCAGGAAAGAGCACGCTGCTCAACACGATTACCGGCTTCGAAAGCCTCGATGCCGGGCGCATTTCGCTCGACGCGCATCGCATCGATACGCTTCGGGCGGACCGCATCGTGGCACAAGGCGTCGCGCGAACGTTCCAGTTGCCGTCCATGCCCGCACGCATGTCGGTGATGGAAGTCGCCATGGCCGCCGCCACGGCGCACCACGGCGTGTTCTCGACACTGCTGGGCGCG
This window of the Pandoraea sputorum genome carries:
- a CDS encoding branched-chain amino acid ABC transporter permease, with the protein product MFEFIVATLTVAGIYGIMALGLNLQAGYAGLLNFGHIAFAGLGAYATAITMQAGGSPLLGMAIGVVAAVALGAGIARLGRQLGADYWGIATLAIAEILRTIATNEGWLTGGANGISPIPMLFDSLPRPYDTLAFLALVLAVLAAFTWLTKRLADGRFGRALRVMREEPKLAACFGYNLRSLKSRAVMTSAAVTAVAGSLYAHFMSFTGPDYLLSSETFALWTILMIGGIGNVWGVLAGTAIVQGAYTLVPFAKDYLHFSSDSAGALRLGVIGLILLACLMWRSEGLVPEKLRKMA